In a genomic window of Brassica rapa cultivar Chiifu-401-42 chromosome A10, CAAS_Brap_v3.01, whole genome shotgun sequence:
- the LOC117129017 gene encoding glutathione S-transferase T3-like, with product MDHFSLNSVGFVTLLSSQCTQTTQNTQNTQTTQTIDVGSSGVPKPVERRKWTTQEDIVLISAWLNTSKDPIVSNQQKLGSFWKRIEDYFNSSPQLTGAVPREWSQCKQRWGRINEQVCKFVGSYEAALKEQASGQNENDVMKSAHDIFFNDYGTKFNLEHGWRELRFDQKWRSNSVSKDGAKEKRKEAAESVPDSDEARPPGVKACKAAKRKKKGNEAAFDRLETILDLKRNLAKQKILDRLLSKKHETLTESEVALKEKLVKVVGCGGHGFYKVCWFYRSRVVGCGGHGFYKV from the exons ATGGATCACTTTTCTCTTAATTCTGTCGGGTTTGTGACCCTATTATCTTCCCAGTGCACTCAAACCACTCAAAACACTCAAAACACTCAAACAACTCAAACCATAGATGTAGGGTCCTCAGGTGTTCCTAAACCCGTAGAGAGGAGAAAGTGGACAACACAAGAGGACATTGTCCTCATCAGTGCCTGGTTGAACACCAGCAAGGATCCCATAGTTAGTAACCAGCAGAAGTTAGGTTCGTTTTGGAAAAGAATAGAGGATTATTTTAATTCAAGCCCTCAGCTCACTGGCGCTGTTCCTAGAGAGTGGAGTCAGTGTAAGCAGAGGTGGGGAAGGATTAATGAGCAGGTTTGTAAGTTTGTGGGAAGCTATGAGGCGGCTTTGAAGGAGCAAGCTAGTGGCCAAAATGAGAACGATGTCATGAAGTCTGCTCATGACATCTTCTTCAACGACTACGGGACGAAGTTCAATCTTGAACACGGCTGGAGGGAGTTGAGGTTTGATCAAAAGTGGAGATCCAACTCTGTCTCAAAAGATGGTGCAAAGGAGAAACGGAAGGAAGCTGCAGAGTCAGTCCCTGACTCGGATGAGGCTAGGCCTCCTGGTGTTAAGGCTTGCAAAGCAGCCAAACGCAAGAAAAAGGGGAATGAAGCAGCCTTTGATCGACTAGAAACCATTCTAGACTTGAAACGCAACCTagcaaaacaaaaaattctAGATCGTCTCCTCTCTAAGAAACATGAAACTCTAACTGAAAGTGAGGTGGCTCTTAAGGAGAAACTC GTGAAGGTTGTTGGTTGTGGAGGTCACGGGTTCTACAAGGTTTGTTGGTTCTACAGGTCACGGGTTGTTGGTTGTGGAGGTCACGGGTTCTACAAGGTTTAG
- the LOC103844008 gene encoding probable galacturonosyltransferase 6, protein MNQIRRWQRILFLSLLSISVLAPLVFVSNRLKTITPVGQLLLPFIPCRREFIEELSNFRYRTSDLRLNAVEHEDGEGLKGPRLILYKDGEEFNSSVSDDKEKTIDLPNIDDGNNHKYSEEKVVDSQLTKLVSDSKDHNLLVNQLGNKTEFKPPLSKGEKNTKVHQSDRATDMKIKEIRDKIIQAKAYLNYAPPGSNSQIVKELRTRMRELERAVGDVTKDKDVSKGALRKLKPLEATLYKASRVFNNCPVIATKLRAMNYNTEELVQAQKNQASYLMHLAARTTPKGQHCLSMRLTSEYFALDPEKRQMSNQEKFNDPSLNHYVVFSDNVLASAVVANSTISSSKEPEKIVFHVVTDSLNYPAISMWFLLNIQSAAAIQIQNIDDMDVLPLDYDQLLMKQNSNDPRFISTLNHARFYLPDIFPGLNKMVLFDHDVVVQRDLSRLWSIDMKGKVVGAVETCKEGEPSFHSMSTFINFSDAWVSGKFSPKTCTWAFGMNLVDLEEWRRRKLTSTYIKYFNMGTKRPLWKAGSLPIGWLTFYRQTIPLDKRWHVMGLGRESGIKTVDIEQAAVIHYDGIMKPWLDIGIDKYKRYWNRHVPFYHSYLQQCNIHA, encoded by the exons ATGAATCAAATTCGTCGATGGCAGAGGATTCTCTTCCTCTCCCTGCTATCGATCTCCGTGTTGGCTCCTCTCGTTTTCGTCTCGAATCGGCTTAAAACCATCACTCCCGTTGGtcagcttcttcttccttttattCCCT GTCGGAGAGAATTTATCGAAGAATTATCCAACTTC AGATACAGGACTAGTGACCTTAGGCTTAACGCTGTTGAACAT GAGGATGGAGAAGGCTTGAAGGGGCCAAGGCTCATTCTCTACAAGGACGGGGAGGAGTTTAATTCTTCAGTTAGTGATGACAAAGAGAAAACTATCGATTTACCAAATATTGATGATG GAAATAATCATAAATACAGTGAAGAAAAAGTAGTTGATTCACAGCTGACGAAACTAGTCTCTGATTCCAAG GATCATAATCTATTAGTTAACCAACTTGGTAATAAAACGGAGTTCAAACCCCCTTTATCCAAGGGTGAAAAGAACACAAAGGTTCATCAGTCTGATAGAGCGACAGATATGAAGATAAAGGAGATCAGAGACAAAATTATACAAGCCAAGGCCTACCTGAATTATGCCCCGCCGGGAAGTAATTCTCAGATTGTGAAGGAGTTGAGAACTCGGATGAGAGAGCTGGAACGGGCTGTTGGTGATGTGACTAAGGATAAAGATGTGTCAAAGGG CGCGCTTCGTAAGTTGAAGCCACTGGAAGCTACATTATACAAGGCTAGTCGTGTCTTTAACAATTGCCCTGTCATTGCTACCAAACTCCGTGCCATGAATTATAACACAGAAGAACTAGTTCAGGCGCAGAAAAATCAAGCATCATATCTAATGCACCTTGCTGCAAGGACCACCCCAAAAGGGCAACACTGCCTCTCCATGCGGTTGACGTCGGAGTATTTTGCCCTGGATCCTGAAAAAAGGCAGATGTCTAACCAGGAAAAGTTCAATGATCCTAGTCTCAATCATTATGTTGTCTTCTCTGACAATGTTTTGGCTTCTGCAGTTGTTGCTAACTCTACAATATCTTCTTCAAAG GAACCGGAAAAAATAGTATTCCACGTCGTGACTGATTCACTTAATTACCCAGCAATCTCAATGTGGTTTTTGCTAAACATCCAAAGTGCAGCTGCTATCCAAATCCAAAACATTGATGATATGGATGTCCTGCCTTTAGATTATGATCAGTTGCTGATGAAGCAAAACTCCAATGACCCAAGATTCATCTCTACCCTCAATCACGCACGCTTCTACCTCCCGGATATATTCCCGGGGTTGAACAAGATGGTACTCTTTGACCATGATGTAGTTGTTCAACGAGATTTAAGTAGACTATGGAGCATTGATATGAAAGGGAAGGTGGTTGGTGCTGTAGAGACTTGCAAAGAAGGTGAACCTTCATTCCATTCAATGAGCACATTTATTAATTTCTCAGACGCATGGGTCTCTGGGAAATTCAGTCCTAAAACTTGCACGTGGGCGTTTGGGATGAATCTAGTTGATCTCGAAGAATGGAGAAGACGGAAGTTGACTTCTACATACATAAAATACTTCAACATG GGAACAAAAAGACCTTTGTGGAAAGCTGGAAGCTTACCGATAGGGTGGTTGACTTTCTATAGGCAAACAATACCGTTGGACAAGAGATGGCATGTGATGGGGTTAGGTCGCGAGTCAGGCATCAAAACGGTTGACATTGAACAAGCCGCGGTTATACACTACGATGGGATCATGAAGCCGTGGTTGGATATCGGAATAGATAAATACAAACGTTACTGGAACAGACATGTCCCGTTCTATCACTCCTACTTGCAACAGTGCAACATTCACGCTTGA
- the LOC103844007 gene encoding photosystem II reaction center W protein, chloroplastic, producing the protein MASFTSSVTCPTLLLKPSVTAISTERVNGLPSMIRRSSGVKCSMETNQPKKEKNSTPVFSAVGVMLTAVMSSSPAMALVDERMSTEGTGLPFGLSNNLLGWILLGVFGLIWAIYFNYVSSLDEDDDSGLSL; encoded by the exons ATGGCGAGCTTCACTTCCTCCGTCACTTGTCCTACTCTTCTTCTCAAGCCTTCAGTCACAGCTATTTCCACTGAGCGTGTCAATG GTCTTCCAAGCATGATTAGGAGAAGCAGTGGAGTGAAATGCTCGATGGAGACAAACCAGCCGAAGAAAGAGAAGAACTCAACGCCAGTTTTCTCCGCGGTGGGGGTTATGTTGACAGCGGTGATGAGTAGTAGCCCAGCAATGGCGTTAGTGGACGAGAGGATGTCAACGGAAGGAACAGGATTACCTTTTGGTCTGAGCAATAACCTGTTAGGTTGGATTCTGTTGGGCGTGTTTGGTTTGATATGGGCTATTTACTTTAACTACGTTTCTTCTCTCGATGAGGATGATGATTCTGGTCTTTCCCTCTGA
- the LOC103844006 gene encoding phospholipase A1-Igamma1, chloroplastic — MSACVYYCLLYVVKYTYIKRVLDVPETTHQPLSTMATIPSHNLLLPKPINQSAHSLSFKPHSTLLNFPARSSPVAVTRALSTTDGASTSSRLEPLENYGITAAEDVRRRDREAKESKSLRDTWRKIQGEDDWAGLMDPMDPVLRSELIRYGEMAQACYDAFDFDPFSKYCGSCRFTRKKLFDSLGIFDSGYEAARYLYATSNINLPNFFSKSRWSKVWSKNANWMGYVAVSDDSEATRHRLGRRDIAIAWRGTVTQLEWIADLKDFLKPVSGNGFRCRDPAVKAESGFLDLYTDKDTSCNFSKFSAREQLLTEVKRLVERYGDEEGDDLSITVTGHSLGGALAVLSAYDVAEMGLNRTKKGKVVPVTVFTYSAPRVGNIRFKERMEELGVKVLRVVNKHDVVPKSPGLFLNEHAPDALKQLAGGLPWCYCHVGEKLALDHQNSPFLKPSVDLSTAHNLEALLHLLDGYHGKGQRFVLSSGRDPALVNKASDFLKDHFMVPPYWRQDANKGMVRHTDGRWIQPDRIRAEDHHAPDIHHLLTQLHHPS; from the exons ATGAGCGCATGTGTTTATTATTGTTTATTGTATGTTGTtaagtatacatatataaaaagggTTCTTGATGTCCCTGAAACAACTCATCAACCTCTCTCAACAATGGCTACCATTCCTTCCCACAACCTTCTTCTCCCTAAGCCGATCAACCAATCAGCTCACTCTCTTTCATTTAAACCACACTCTACTCTTCTTAATTTCCCGGCGAGATCATCACCGGTGGCCGTCACGAGGGCTCTGTCCACAACCGACGGAGCTTCGACATCCTCAAGACTCGAGCCGCTGGAGAACTACGGGATCACGGCGGCGGAGGATGTTCGCCGGCGGGATAGAGAAGCTAAAGAATCAAAGAGTTTGAGGGACACGTGGAGGAAGATCCAAGGGGAAGATGACTGGGCCGGGCTAATGGATCCGATGGATCCGGTTCTAAGATCAGAGCTGATCCGCTACGGAGAAATGGCCCAGGCCTGTTACGACGCTTTCGATTTCGATCCGTTTTCCAAATACTGTGGAAGCTGCAGGTTCACGCGCAAAAAGCTCTTCGACTCGCTCGGGATATTCGACTCCGGCTACGAGGCGGCGCGTTACCTCTACGCGACGTCGAACATCAATCTCCCCAACTTCTTCTCGAAATCGAGATGGTCCAAGGTGTGGAGCAAGAACGCCAACTGGATGGGATACGTCGCCGTCTCCGACGACAGCGAAGCCACGCGCCACCGTCTCGGACGCCGCGACATCGCGATCGCGTGGAGAGGCACCGTCACGCAGCTCGAGTGGATAGCGGATCTCAAGGACTTCCTCAAACCGGTATCCGGAAACGGATTCCGGTGCCGGGACCCGGCCGTTAAAGCCGAGTCCGGGTTCCTGGATCTCTACACGGACAAAGACACGTCGTGCAACTTCTCGAAGTTCTCGGCGAGGGAGCAGCTTCTCACGGAGGTGAAGCGGCTGGTGGAGAGATACGGCGACGAGGAGGGAGACGATCTGAGCATCACGGTGACGGGACACAGCCTCGGCGGTGCTTTGGCGGTGCTGAGCGCGTACGACGTGGCGGAGATGGGGCTGAACAGGACGAAGAAGGGGAAGGTCGTTCCGGTGACGGTGTTCACGTACAGCGCTCCGCGGGTTGGGAACATACGGTTCAAGGAGAGGATGGAGGAGCTGGGGGTGAAGGTGCTGAGGGTGGTGAACAAACACGACGTCGTCCCGAAATCGCCGGGGCTGTTTTTGAACGAGCACGCGCCGGACGCGCTTAAGCAGTTGGCGGGAGGGTTGCCGTGGTGTTACTGCCACGTGGGGGAGAAGCTAGCGTTGGATCACCAGAACTCTCCGTTTTTGAAGCCGTCCGTTGATCTTTCCACGGCTCATAACTTGGAAGCTCTTCTCCATCTACTTGACGG GTATCATGGGAAAGGACAGAGATTCGTGTTATCTAGTGGGAGAGATCCAGCGTTAGTGAACAAAGCGTCTGATTTTCTGAAAGACCATTTTATGGTACCTCCTTATTGGCGACAAGATGCAAACAAAGGAATGGTTAGGCACACTGATGGCCGTTGGATTCAACCAGATCGCATCCGTGCAGAGGACCACCATGCTCCTGACATTCATCATCTTCTCACCCAACTCCATCACCCTTCTTAA